In one window of Chryseobacterium sp. JV274 DNA:
- a CDS encoding retropepsin-like aspartic protease → MKLIVIFLTLLFSIAISAQKPPTILPFSLENNSVYIYCKVNKTDSIKFLFDTGADGSVISITAKKKVSLTIDGQSENKGSNGVNTVDYSSHNTVQFGSIQKNDVQFTLIPYGSANFDGVFGTDLMKGKIIEIDYHKNEIRFYEENDLSIDLTGYEKMKLHMVDNYPAVESSIVINDKEYSVLFGLDSGADDALTIASPFAKNNALSKTMKTIGKATARGSDGSVYEMPVVLCPAVKFAHKYLYNLPITLSGSTEGIDATEKMAGFFGNQFLKRFNTIIDFKNGFIYFKLNKNLYSGFN, encoded by the coding sequence ATGAAACTCATTGTTATTTTTCTGACCTTGTTATTTTCTATAGCAATATCAGCTCAAAAACCACCCACTATCCTTCCTTTTTCTCTGGAAAACAATTCCGTTTATATCTATTGTAAAGTCAATAAGACTGACAGTATAAAGTTCCTGTTTGATACAGGTGCCGATGGTTCTGTCATCAGTATCACTGCAAAGAAAAAAGTATCACTTACTATTGATGGACAGTCTGAAAACAAAGGCTCAAACGGAGTAAATACCGTCGATTACAGCAGTCACAATACGGTGCAGTTTGGAAGCATTCAGAAAAATGATGTACAGTTTACTCTTATTCCCTATGGTTCTGCCAATTTTGACGGGGTTTTCGGAACAGACCTGATGAAAGGAAAAATCATTGAAATTGATTATCATAAAAATGAAATACGGTTTTATGAAGAAAATGATCTGTCCATTGATTTGACGGGATATGAAAAGATGAAACTGCATATGGTCGACAACTACCCTGCTGTAGAAAGCAGTATTGTCATAAATGATAAAGAATATTCAGTACTTTTTGGACTCGACAGCGGAGCTGATGATGCACTTACTATTGCCTCTCCTTTTGCGAAAAACAATGCTTTGTCCAAAACTATGAAAACCATAGGAAAAGCTACAGCAAGAGGTTCTGATGGTTCTGTGTATGAAATGCCTGTTGTTCTCTGTCCGGCTGTGAAATTCGCTCACAAATATCTTTATAACCTCCCGATAACCCTTTCCGGCTCCACAGAAGGAATTGATGCTACGGAAAAAATGGCAGGATTTTTTGGTAATCAGTTTTTAAAAAGATTCAACACCATCATTGATTTTAAGAACGGATTTATTTATTTTAAACTTAATAAAAATCTGTATTCAGGGTTTAATTAA
- a CDS encoding KTSC domain-containing protein — protein MKKIGEHRTLLGVDKNVTLKELKTIYRNVMKDTHPDKFINDEAGKTEAEEKSKSVIEAYHFLVSINSETQDKYKEEYTETTTKSNIQDFYLEKSILTVQHLNGNMYEYMGVPRNTYIKMVNADSPSRFARRHIYGNFIYRKSGEAMAD, from the coding sequence ATGAAAAAAATTGGTGAGCACAGAACACTTCTTGGGGTAGATAAAAATGTTACTTTAAAAGAATTAAAGACTATTTACAGAAATGTGATGAAAGATACACATCCTGATAAATTCATTAATGATGAAGCCGGAAAAACAGAAGCTGAAGAAAAAAGCAAGTCTGTGATTGAAGCGTATCACTTTTTGGTAAGTATTAATTCTGAAACGCAGGATAAATATAAAGAAGAATACACAGAAACGACTACAAAATCTAACATTCAGGATTTCTATCTTGAGAAATCGATTTTGACTGTTCAACATTTGAATGGAAACATGTATGAGTATATGGGAGTTCCAAGAAATACCTACATCAAAATGGTCAACGCTGATTCACCAAGCCGTTTTGCAAGAAGACATATCTATGGAAACTTTATCTACAGAAAGTCTGGTGAGGCTATGGCAGATTAA